The genomic interval ATTCCAGTGACACCGTCACTCCAAGTAATGGTGTATGGCATCGTTCCTCCAGTGATCGTTGACATGATCATACCGTCCATTCCGCTGTTACAGCTTGGGTTGGTCGTCGCATCAATCGTTACCGCCAACATATCTGGCTCACTAATCACTACTGTATTGGTCGCGGTACATCCGTTCGCATCAGTTACCGTCACGCTGTACGTGCCAGCTCCCAAGTTAGACAGATCCTCAGTGTTCGCTCCATTGCTCCAGTTGAAGCTGTATGGTGCAGTTCCTCCTGCTGGAGCCAAGTCGATAGAACCTGTAGTTGCTCCGTTACAGTCAACATCTGTAGCCTTCGCTACTGTCGCCAACAATTGAGATGGCTGATCAACAACCAATCCTTTGATGAAGGTCTGACATCCATTCGCATCCGTTACCGTCACTTGGTATCCACCAGCAAACAAGTCTTGTGGATTCTGTACGGTAGCTCCGTTGCTCCAGCTGAAGCTGTATGGTGTTGTTCCACCTGTTACCGAGATATCGATAAATCCAGTGTTGTCACCGAAGCAAGTAAATACATCCTGTACGGATACTAGTGATGCAGCCAATGGCGAAGTAGGTCCAGTTATCGTCACAACGTTACTGGTTACCATACATCCGTTCGCATCCGTTACGTCTACAAAGTAGCTACCACCTGAGATCAAGTTGTCAATCGACGCTGTCGTCGCTCCATTGCTCCACATGTAGCTGTATGGCATTGTTCCACCACTCACTACTACGCTCACCATTCCAGTAGCATCACCGAAGCAGTTCACATTTGTTGCAGAAGCTACAGCACTCAGACTTGTAGACTGTGTTACTGTGATTCCAGAGATTCCATCAGTACATCCGTTCGCATCGGTAATCGCTACTGCGTATACACCCGCTGGAATACCACTCAAGTCTTGAGTCGTTGCACTGAACAATGGATCATCGCTCGTCCATGCATACGTGTATGGAGATGTTCCTCCTGATACGCTGATGTCGATCGCTCCAGTTGTCGCTCCGTTACATCCAATATTGGTTACACTCTCTACTCCGCTAGCCAAAGCTGATGCAGGTTCAGAGATGGTTACACTCAAGAATTCTTGACATCCGTTCGCATCGGTAATGGTTACTGAGTTCACACCCGCCATAAGGTCGGTTGGGTCTTGTACCATTGATCCGTTGCTCCACATGTAGCTGTATGGAAGCGTTCCACCTACTACGTAGATATCTGCTGTTCCATCCATTCCTCCGTTACAGCTTACATCCGTAAAGCCGATTACAGAAGCATACAAGCTTGAGAATGGCTCTGTGATAACAAAGCTCTGTACCGTTGTACATCCGTTAGCATCCTCTACTACTACACTGTAAGATCCTGCAGCCAATCCGCTGATATCTTCTGTAGTAGCTCCGTTGGTCCAGTCATACATGTATGGTGCTGTTCCTCCAGTTACGCTCAAGTCAATCGCTCCTGTAGCGTCTCCTTTACAAAGAACATCCGTATCAACTCCTGTGACAACCAAAGTAGTCGCAGTTCCGATGGTGAATGTGGCAAAGCCTTCACAACCGTACTTATCGTTGATGCGTACTGTATACTCACCCGCACACAATCCAGCTGGATCCTGTACTGTACTCAATACTGGTCCTGTAGGCACTCCGTTTACTGAAGCTCTCCAGTAGTACGTGTATGGCGCTGTTCCTCCTGTAGGAGTCAAGTCAATCAATGAAGTTGAGCAGTCTCCAGCACAAGCAACATCCGTTACTACTGCTGTTCCACCTACTGGCATTGGCTCGTATACATCTACGCTTACTGTAGTGGCACATTGTCCCGTAGCATCGGTAATGGCTACCGTGTATGTTCCGGCAAACAATGGGTTTCCGTCAACATTCACACCAGTGCTCATTCCAGTACCACCAGTACTCCACAAGTAGCTGTATGGAGGAATACCTCCTGTTACGCTTACTACAGAAGCCGTTGCGTTAAATCCACCTGGACACAAGATGCTGTCCGCTGCAGTCACAACTGTCAAGCCAGCTGGCTCAGTAATCGTGAAGCTCGCTTGTGGCACAGTACATCCGTTCGCGTCTGTTACATCTACGAAGTACGTTCCAGCTCCCAATCCTGTGAAGGTGTTGCTACCTCCGTCAGTGGCAATTGAACCACTAGCGTTTGTCGCTCCGCTTACTACCCATGCGTATGGAGCTACACCACCTGAGATGGTCACAGAAGCTGTCGCATCCGTTCCTCCGTTACATGTTACGCTCGCATCGCTAACCAAATCAACTACGATTGGTGCAGGACCAGTCTCCTCAAAGACTGCGTAATACGTACATCCTCCTACTAAGTCATCTACTTCGATGGTGTAGAAGCCTACTCCCAAGTTCACAGCATTCGCCATTCCATTCACTACCATGCCAGACTGACCAGCAAGTGGAGTGATTGGTCCTGGGTACTGACCAGCATACCACTGGTAAGTGTATACTCCTGAACCTCCTGAGATATTCGCTACCGCTGATCCAGTAGTATCACCGAAGCAGTCGATATCGTCTTTTCCTGTAAACGTGATGGTCAAGTCTGAAGGCTGACCAATCACTGCTTGGTCAAACTCTTTACATCCCTGTGCATCCGTTACTGTAATGTCATAAGTACCAGCGGCCAAACCACCGATCGTTCCTTCCCATGCTGTTCCTGGGAACGTGTTGTCGCTCAATCCAGTCAACATTCCGCTACCAGCAGTTGTACCATTTGACCATACCATGTCGTATGGTTGAGTACCCTGGTCGATGTTGAAAACAAACGATCCATCAGCCAATCCGAAGCAGCTCGCATCCGTAGTAGATACTACGCTGGTGACCAACTTCGTAGGCTCTGTAATGCTCGCTGTAGCTCCAGCTGCAGGACATCCGTTCTGATCAATTACTGCAATTGAGTATGATCCCGGTGCCAAGCTGTTGATCACAATCGGCGCAAATGGTGCAGTCAAGAAGGTACTGTCTACCGTCGCTCCTGCTCCGTCCGTTGTTACTACAATATATGGTCCGTTTCCAGAGGTTACATCAATTTCGATGCTTCCATCATTCGCTCCATTACACGTTACATTACCCAAAGTCAAGGCTACTGTCGCTGGATCCGTTCCATCAGCTACGAAGAATGGGAAGTCAAACTCACATCCGTTCGCATCTGTGATGGTCAAGCTATAGTTTCCTGATACTAAGTTCAACAGGTCTGTTGTACCCGCTACAGGACCGTTAGGACCTTCCCAAGCGTAGCTCAACGCTCCAGTACCACCGCTAGCAGTGATGTGGATCTCTCCCGCTGTACCCTTAGCACAAGCTGTATTGTTTACAATGTCATCAATGACTGTTACTGCTGGAGCCTCTCCTACGTTGTAGCTCTCTGTAGCGCTACATCCGTTAGCATCCGTTACAACAACTGATACTGTCGCTCCCGCTGCCAATCCAGACAAAGAGTTGCTCGTTGTTGTCATTCCTCCATTCCAAGAGTATACATATGGTGCCGTTCCACCAGTCACCGATACAGATACGCTTCCGTCTGGTGAGTAAGTGTCCGAACCACTGTTACAGCTCGTCGGTGTAATCGTCTCCGTAATCGCAATCGATGCAGGAGCAGTTACAGTAAACTGCAATGTATCCGAATTACAACCTCCGGCACCTGCCCAGATGTTGTAGTCTCCAGGCGCCAAAGAAGAAATAGTAATTGGCGTTGTTCCAATTGCAGAGGTAACAATAGTTCCACTCAAGTCATCAACTTGAACGTAGTACTGATCCATACCAGGACCAAATGGTCGTCCTCCAGCAAGGTTTACAGTGATCTCTCCTGATCCACCACTACAGCTTGGGTCCGTTTGACTTGCAATAGCAATTGTTGTCTCATCCGGCTCAGTAACGGTGTAAGATACGCTCTCAACACATCCGTTCGCATCTGTAACATTCACAGTGTACACTCCTCCTGGTACGCCGCTGATCGATTGACCGTTAACACCGTTACTCCAAGAGTAGCTCAACATTCCTGTTCCACCACTTGCCGTTACAGAGATAAACGCATCTGTGTCTCCGAAGCAATCCAAATCTGTCTTGTTCGCAGGATCGTTAGTGATAACAATCGCCGCTGGCTCATTGATGATGATGTTCAAGTATACTACCGTACATCCTACCGCATCTGTTACCGTTACAGAGTAGTTTCCTGCTCCTAGGTTCGAGATGTCTGGTGTCGTTGCAGCGTTGCTCCACAAGTACGTGTATGGAGGTGTTCCTCCTGTTGTTCCACCGTTGTCAATCTCTCCGTCCATACCTCCGGCACATGTTACGTCCGTACGGTTGAAGTTCGCTACCTCAATGGAGCAGCTGGTTGAGTGATGACATAGTTTCCTGTTGCCGGTCCACATCCGTTTCCGTCGTTAACCGTCACACTGTATGATCCAGCAGCCAATCCTGTCGCTGGGTTTGATGTCTGACCGTCACTCCACAAGTAGGTGTAGTTTCCGTCTCCTCCTGTTACATTAAGCGTTACCGCTCCGTCTGTTCCAGGGTTACATGAATTCTTAATATCTGCTGATGCAATTGCAACTGGATCTGGATCCATCAAGGTTACAGACGATGTCGCCGTACATCCATTAGCATCCGTTACCGTTACATCATATGTTCCACCAGCAAGACCGGCGATGTTTTGCATCGTCATTCCGTTGCTCCATGCATAGCTGTATGGCATAGTACCTCCAGTCGCAGCAACACTTGCCGTTCCGTCAGCAGCTCCACCACAACTTGGGTTTGTTCCCGTTGCAGTCGCTTCCAACAATGCTGGCTCACCAACACTTACCGTTGTCATCGCTGTACAACCGTTGCGATCAGTTACCATTACTGTGTAGTTACCTGCTGGTACTCCATCAGCAATGTGGTCCATGATCGTAGTTGTACCACCTGACCAAGTGTAGATGTATGGATATCCGTTTGGATTAGCAGGCTCTCCTGGCGCACCAGTAAACTGAGTTCCTCCGTCTACATCCAATACTACTGTTCCGTTCTCACCAAAACATGGCGCATCCGTTACACTGTTTACTACAACAGTCAATTCTGCAGGCTCAGTGATCGTAATACTCGCTGTAGCTGAACATCCGTTCGCGTCGCGGGCTGTTACGAAATACACTCCTTCTTCAGCACCAGAAAGGTTAGATCCGGTTGTAAGAATGCTCCCGTCACCACCAAATCCGAGTACATTTGAAGTTGCAAGTGTTGAACTCAATGTAGAAGAGAGGCCAGCAGTCAACTGCACCTCATAAATGTCGTTACAAACGTCCTTTGGTAACATCATTAAGGAAGAATTTCCCGTATACCAAATCGCCTTTACTCCATAATTTCCAGGACCACCAGCTGGGCAAGAAGGGAAAGTAGCAGCAATTGAGGCACTACCAATATTTGTTACTGCATAAGTAGATAAACTAACCTCTTCAACGATGACATCATCTAATATTTGATCGATGTGGGAAACTAGAAGCCGATCACTATCTGAATCATAGGCCACACCGACACCACTAATAGCACCTAGGTTCGCGACTATTGTCGTCGCAAGGGTACTGATATTCACCTCATATACTTCACCTGAAGTATTGACTGTATAGAGCAAACCAGAATTTGCAATTGCGAAACTTGATATTCCCGTTGCGCTTAAGTCGCCTACAAACGTCAGACCCAATGTGTTTACGTCGAGCTCATATAGTTCTCGAGGGCCAGGAGCGAATCCACCAGTGGCGATAATATATACGGTACCATCTGTAGGATCAACTTCAATACCCCAAGCATTCGAAATTCCAGGAATAACTTGAGAAGAATTTTCTGTGATAACTCCACCATTCGAAGAAACTTCTACCAAACTAATTGTTCCACCGGGTGCACCTCCTCCGTTAATAGCATATTGCAATCCACTCCCTGTACTCCAAGTATAAGTATAACCACCTGCACCACCTGAAGCAGAAGCTACAGCTGATCCGTCAGCGGCTCCGAAACAAGAGATGTCTGTTGCGTCTACAGATACTGTTACTGGGCTAGGATCAACAATTGTTACTGATCCAACTCCTGTACATCCGTTTGCATCTGTTACCGTTACTGAGTAAGGTGATCCAGCTGCCAACAATCCAGTTTCTGTAGCTGAGATTGCTCCCGTGCTCCACAAGTAGGTGTATGGCATTGTTCCTCCACTCACTGAAGCTGTTGCCGCTCCAAAGTCTCCAGGACAATCCGGAGCTGTTGGCGTTACACTTACTGCAATTGGGGCAGGATCGTTAATGGTAAAGAAGAAGCTCTGCGGACATCCATTGTTATCCGTTACGCTCAATTCGTAGTTACCTGCTGCCAAAAACGACAGTGAAGCTTGTGAACCCGTACCAGGATTAAAAGACACTCCGTTTTGTATCCATACATAGTTGTATCCTGGTGTTCCACCGCTGATGGTTACAGCAATGCTACCATCACCAGCTCCTGCACATGAAATATCTGTTGCTCCACCTGAAATTGTAATTGCATCTGGCTCGCTAATGCTCACTGCCAAAGGAGCAGTACACCCGTTCGCGTCTGTTACAACTACATTATACAATCCAGCAGTCAAACCGCTAAGATCTTCAGTCATGTCACCTGTGTTCCACATGTAGCTGTATGGCATTGTACCTCCAGATACATCCAAGTCGATAGCTCCGTCGCTACCTCCGTTACAGGTTACATCTTGTCCGTTCACGGTAGCCACTACTGTAAGTGCAGTTGGCTCTGTTACTGTAAAGAACAGGTTACCAAAAGTGACACAGCCATTGGCATCTTCGACAAATACGTCGTAGGTACCGGCGGACAATCCGCTAATATCTTCTGTGGTTGCACCGTTATTCCAGCTAAAGGTATAAGGCGGTGTTCCATCTGTTACTGTAAGGTCAATCGAACCATTGTTGTCACCAGCACACAAAATGTTGGTCACTGTTCCTGATCCGCTCAAAGATGTTGGCTCAATAACATTGTACGTAAAGAATGCCTCGCATCCGTTAGCATCTGTTACGGTCAAGTCATATGATCCTCCTTCAAGGCCTCCAATACTTGCTTGTGATCCACCACCACCGAAGATGCTGGTTCCACCTTGAACCCATGTGTAGGTGTATCCACCTGCTCCACCACTCAAAGTCACATCAATGCTTCCGTCTGCGTTTCCGTTACACGTTACATTGTTAATATCTGTCGCTGTAACTGAAATCGCATCTGGCTCAACAACCGTTACGTTAACCGTAGATGGTCCACAGCCATTTGCATCCTGCACTTGGAAAGCGTACTGTCCGGCACTTACCGTTACAGTAAAGCTTGAACCTGTTACTGGGTTAGCACTTCCTGGGGCCAACAATGGCTCACCCCATACATATGGTGCAGTACCTCCAGAAATCGACACAGTCACTTGACCGTCTGAGTCTCCGTTACAGGTTACGTCAATTACGTTCGTCACAGAAGCAGACAACAAACCTGGCTCCGTAAACGTGAATCCAAACTCTTGTGGAGGACATGCGCCACCACTGTTGTCGCTAACTGTTACTTCATAGATACCTGGTGCCAATCCTGAAATACTCGTTACTCCATTTGCACCAGTACTCCACTCGTATGTATATGGCATTGAACCTCCACTTGCAGTCACTGCTGCAGTAGCTGTTCCACCAAAACAATCAATCTCTTGTGTATTTGCATTGTCAATTCCTGCAGCAAATGCATTCGCAGGCTCATTAACAGTATACGTCTCTACAACAGTACAGCTTCCGCTTGTTACTGTTACGGTATAGTCACCGGCCAACAAGCCAGCAATCGCATCCGTGTTTCCACCATTACTCCAAGCGTAAGTGAAACCTCCAACACCACCACTCGCAGTAATTGCAACCGCACCAGTCGGCTGACCAGCACATGCTACATCTGTAATATCTACATTAGAAACAACCAAAGCCGGAGCAGCAGCTACTGTCTCTGGCCCGTAGTTCACACTACATCCATTGGCATCCGTAATAACTACGCTGTAGTCTCCAGGTGCCAATCCAGTCAGATCTTCTGTCGTTGCTCCGTTGTCCCAAGCAAATGTGAAACCTCCGGCTCCACCACCAACAAGAATGTCAATAGTCCCGTCATTCAAACAAGGCTCTGTTTGATCCGTAACCGTTGTAGTGGATACTGTGATCGAAGGCGGCTCGCTCAAGGTTACTGAAGCTGTAGCCGCTGGACATCCATTTACATCTGTTACTGTCAAATCGTACGTTCCAGCTGCCAACCCACTTGGGTTCGCACCGGCCGCTCCGTTTGTCCAGGTATAGGTGTATGGTGCCGTACCTCCGCTTACTGTAGTCGAGATAGATCCTGAATTGTCTCCATTACAAGCCAAGTCAGTTCCAGCTGCGATTACCGCAATTGCATCCGGTTGGGTTACCGTTACCGACATCGCTACAGCTGTTCCCGCTGCATTGTCTGTCACTGTAACACTGTAAACCCCGGCAGCAACTCCTGTACGTGTCGAACCAAACAAAGAGAAGGTTGACCCGTCCGGCGCTACTGTACCATCAGGTGTGTTTTGATCTGAAGTCGCACCGTCACTCCATGCATAGGAATAAGGTACTGGACCGCCTGAAGCAGTCAAACGAATGATACCGTCCGTGCCACCGTTACAGGTGACATCCTGGTCCACAAACAAAGTAGCAGCTAACTGCGCGTGGGCTACATTTCCCACTAACAGAAAGAATGCCATAGCCAAAAAGCTAATGAAAGTTCGCTTACCCGAGGACAACAGGCCGCGATTCGAGACACCTGTATCAGGCGTCGCATTGTAGAGGTTACTCATTTTGACGAAAATTAATGTCGGTTTTCAACGCGCTAATATACTTCAAATATTTTAATGCCTTTCCAAAGAGTCTAAAACAAAAAAGCCCCCTCCGCTATGGAGGGGGCTCTGTTTATAAGGTTTTCAGCTCTTATCCGCTTACTTCTGGATCACCAGGCGGCGGTTGTCTGAGTCTGTTCCGTTGCTGATCACTACGTAGTATACTCCGTTGGCCAAGTCAGCAACATCCAAGCGAACTTTACCCGTCAAGGCATTCGCTTCAGTTGTGCTCATGACAACTTGTCCAAGTCCGTTCACCACATTGATCTCCAAGTTTTGCTCACTTGAGAACTCATATCCTACGAACACTACATCTGATGTTGGGTTCGGATACAAGCTGATCATCTCGCTCAACGCTGGCTCTTCGATGCCGATTGATGGAAGTGGGCTTCCGTCAACTACTACAGAGGCTACAGAAGAACATCCGTTTGCGTCGGTCACCACTACAGAGTACGTACCGTTTGAAAGTCCTACTGCTGTTTGAGTGAACTGTGCTGGTACACTGTTCCACTGATAGCTGTAAGGTGCGGTTCCTCCGGTTACGTTCGCTACAGCTGAAGTAGCTGAAATCGTTGAGTCATAAACAGCGGTTACGATAAGCTCGGTAGGCTCGCTGATGATTACTGAGTTGTTGGCGGTACATCCGTTCGCATCAGTCACCACTACAGAGTATGTTCCTGCAGATAGGTTGTTGATGTTCTGGGTGTTGTCACCAGTGTTCCAAGCAATCGTGTAAGGAGGTGTACCTCCGCTCACGTTCAAGCTAGCTGATCCGTCTGATCCACCGAAGCAGTTCACGTTGCTCTGTACGATGCTCGTAGCGATCGCGCTGTTCTGAGTGATGGTCGCACTTGCGTTCACCACACATCCATTCGCGTCAGTGATCACAACGTTGTAGCTACCCGCTACTACGTTCAACAGATCCTCTGTATTCGCTCCGTTGCTCCATGCGTAGCTGTATGGTGCAGTACCACCAGTTACCGTCAAGTCAACAGTTCCAGTTGCATCTCCGAAGCAGTTCACATTCGTTACCGTAGTCGAAGCTACCAAAGCAGCTGGCTCGCCTACAGTCACACTCGCAGTGAACGTACATCCGTTCGCATCAGTAATCACTCCTGAGTAGATACCCGCTGGTACGTTGCTCAAGTCTTGGCTGATCGCTCCGTTGCTCCAAGCGTAGCTGTATGGAGGTGTTCCACCCGTCACGGTAATGTCTACCGCTCCGTCTGTTCCACCGTTACAGCTTACGTTCGTTACAACCGCGTTGCTTACTGTGATTCCTGTTGCTGGCTCAGTGATCACGATCGTTGCGCTAATGCTACATCCGTTCGCATCCGTTACTGTTCCTGTGTATGAACCTGCTGGTACGTTCATCAAGTCTTGAGTCACTGCACCGTTGCTCCAGTTGTAGGTGTATGGTGCTGTACCGCCAGTAACCGTAAGGTCAATCATACCGGTGCTTGCTCCGTTACACAATACATCTGTTACTACTGCGCTGGCAGCCAAAGCAGA from Cryomorphaceae bacterium carries:
- a CDS encoding SprB repeat-containing protein; this translates as MAFFLLVGNVAHAQLAATLFVDQDVTCNGGTDGIIRLTASGGPVPYSYAWSDGATSDQNTPDGTVAPDGSTFSLFGSTRTGVAAGVYSVTVTDNAAGTAVAMSVTVTQPDAIAVIAAGTDLACNGDNSGSISTTVSGGTAPYTYTWTNGAAGANPSGLAAGTYDLTVTDVNGCPAATASVTLSEPPSITVSTTTVTDQTEPCLNDGTIDILVGGGAGGFTFAWDNGATTEDLTGLAPGDYSVVITDANGCSVNYGPETVAAAPALVVSNVDITDVACAGQPTGAVAITASGGVGGFTYAWSNGGNTDAIAGLLAGDYTVTVTSGSCTVVETYTVNEPANAFAAGIDNANTQEIDCFGGTATAAVTASGGSMPYTYEWSTGANGVTSISGLAPGIYEVTVSDNSGGACPPQEFGFTFTEPGLLSASVTNVIDVTCNGDSDGQVTVSISGGTAPYVWGEPLLAPGSANPVTGSSFTVTVSAGQYAFQVQDANGCGPSTVNVTVVEPDAISVTATDINNVTCNGNADGSIDVTLSGGAGGYTYTWVQGGTSIFGGGGSQASIGGLEGGSYDLTVTDANGCEAFFTYNVIEPTSLSGSGTVTNILCAGDNNGSIDLTVTDGTPPYTFSWNNGATTEDISGLSAGTYDVFVEDANGCVTFGNLFFTVTEPTALTVVATVNGQDVTCNGGSDGAIDLDVSGGTMPYSYMWNTGDMTEDLSGLTAGLYNVVVTDANGCTAPLAVSISEPDAITISGGATDISCAGAGDGSIAVTISGGTPGYNYVWIQNGVSFNPGTGSQASLSFLAAGNYELSVTDNNGCPQSFFFTINDPAPIAVSVTPTAPDCPGDFGAATASVSGGTMPYTYLWSTGAISATETGLLAAGSPYSVTVTDANGCTGVGSVTIVDPSPVTVSVDATDISCFGAADGSAVASASGGAGGYTYTWSTGSGLQYAINGGGAPGGTISLVEVSSNGGVITENSSQVIPGISNAWGIEVDPTDGTVYIIATGGFAPGPRELYELDVNTLGLTFVGDLSATGISSFAIANSGLLYTVNTSGEVYEVNISTLATTIVANLGAISGVGVAYDSDSDRLLVSHIDQILDDVIVEEVSLSTYAVTNIGSASIAATFPSCPAGGPGNYGVKAIWYTGNSSLMMLPKDVCNDIYEVQLTAGLSSTLSSTLATSNVLGFGGDGSILTTGSNLSGAEEGVYFVTARDANGCSATASITITEPAELTVVVNSVTDAPCFGENGTVVLDVDGGTQFTGAPGEPANPNGYPYIYTWSGGTTTIMDHIADGVPAGNYTVMVTDRNGCTAMTTVSVGEPALLEATATGTNPSCGGAADGTASVAATGGTMPYSYAWSNGMTMQNIAGLAGGTYDVTVTDANGCTATSSVTLMDPDPVAIASADIKNSCNPGTDGAVTLNVTGGDGNYTYLWSDGQTSNPATGLAAGSYSVTVNDGNGCGPATGNYVITQPAAPLR
- a CDS encoding T9SS type A sorting domain-containing protein — protein: MNCFGDATGMVSVVVSGGTMPYSYMWSNGATTASIDNLISGGSYFVDVTDANGCMVTSNVVTITGPTSPLAASLVSVQDVFTCFGDNTGFIDISVTGGTTPYSFSWSNGATVQNPQDLFAGGYQVTVTDANGCQTFIKGLVVDQPSQLLATVAKATDVDCNGATTGSIDLAPAGGTAPYSFNWSNGANTEDLSNLGAGTYSVTVTDANGCTATNTVVISEPDMLAVTIDATTNPSCNSGMDGMIMSTITGGTMPYTITWSDGVTGIEDRTGLAAGVYIINVTDACGATVSASTTLTEPSLLTATTVATDVDCFGANNGTVDVTVTGGTMPYTYNWGGGITSEDRTNLAPGTYTVIITDANGCSTTASAVVNGPASPISVSAVVTDVLCFGDATGAIDITVTGGTPPYSFMWSNGDNTEDLSNIPAGSYTGTVTDAAGCTFSATVTVAGPASALAASAVVTDVLCNGASTGMIDLTVTGGTAPYTYNWSNGAVTQDLMNVPAGSYTGTVTDANGCSISATIVITEPATGITVSNAVVTNVSCNGGTDGAVDITVTGGTPPYSYAWSNGAISQDLSNVPAGIYSGVITDANGCTFTASVTVGEPAALVASTTVTNVNCFGDATGTVDLTVTGGTAPYSYAWSNGANTEDLLNVVAGSYNVVITDANGCVVNASATITQNSAIATSIVQSNVNCFGGSDGSASLNVSGGTPPYTIAWNTGDNTQNINNLSAGTYSVVVTDANGCTANNSVIISEPTELIVTAVYDSTISATSAVANVTGGTAPYSYQWNSVPAQFTQTAVGLSNGTYSVVVTDANGCSSVASVVVDGSPLPSIGIEEPALSEMISLYPNPTSDVVFVGYEFSSEQNLEINVVNGLGQVVMSTTEANALTGKVRLDVADLANGVYYVVISNGTDSDNRRLVIQK
- a CDS encoding T9SS type A sorting domain-containing protein, with protein sequence MDGEIDNGGTTGGTPPYTYLWSNAATTPDISNLGAGNYSVTVTDAVGCTVVYLNIIINEPAAIVITNDPANKTDLDCFGDTDAFISVTASGGTGMLSYSWSNGVNGQSISGVPGGVYTVNVTDANGCVESVSYTVTEPDETTIAIASQTDPSCSGGSGEITVNLAGGRPFGPGMDQYYVQVDDLSGTIVTSAIGTTPITISSLAPGDYNIWAGAGGCNSDTLQFTVTAPASIAITETITPTSCNSGSDTYSPDGSVSVSVTGGTAPYVYSWNGGMTTTSNSLSGLAAGATVSVVVTDANGCSATESYNVGEAPAVTVIDDIVNNTACAKGTAGEIHITASGGTGALSYAWEGPNGPVAGTTDLLNLVSGNYSLTITDANGCEFDFPFFVADGTDPATVALTLGNVTCNGANDGSIEIDVTSGNGPYIVVTTDGAGATVDSTFLTAPFAPIVINSLAPGSYSIAVIDQNGCPAAGATASITEPTKLVTSVVSTTDASCFGLADGSFVFNIDQGTQPYDMVWSNGTTAGSGMLTGLSDNTFPGTAWEGTIGGLAAGTYDITVTDAQGCKEFDQAVIGQPSDLTITFTGKDDIDCFGDTTGSAVANISGGSGVYTYQWYAGQYPGPITPLAGQSGMVVNGMANAVNLGVGFYTIEVDDLVGGCTYYAVFEETGPAPIVVDLVSDASVTCNGGTDATASVTISGGVAPYAWVVSGATNASGSIATDGGSNTFTGLGAGTYFVDVTDANGCTVPQASFTITEPAGLTVVTAADSILCPGGFNATASVVSVTGGIPPYSYLWSTGGTGMSTGVNVDGNPLFAGTYTVAITDATGQCATTVSVDVYEPMPVGGTAVVTDVACAGDCSTSLIDLTPTGGTAPYTYYWRASVNGVPTGPVLSTVQDPAGLCAGEYTVRINDKYGCEGFATFTIGTATTLVVTGVDTDVLCKGDATGAIDLSVTGGTAPYMYDWTNGATTEDISGLAAGSYSVVVEDANGCTTVQSFVITEPFSSLYASVIGFTDVSCNGGMDGTADIYVVGGTLPYSYMWSNGSMVQDPTDLMAGVNSVTITDANGCQEFLSVTISEPASALASGVESVTNIGCNGATTGAIDISVSGGTSPYTYAWTSDDPLFSATTQDLSGIPAGVYAVAITDANGCTDGISGITVTQSTSLSAVASATNVNCFGDATGMVSVVVSGGTMPYSYMWSNGATTASIDNLISGGSYFVDVTDANGCMVTSNVVTITGPTSPLAASLVSVQDVFTCFGDNTGFIDISVTGGTTPYSFSWSNGATVQNPQDLFAGGYQVTVTDANGCQTFIKGLVVDQPSQLLATVAKATDVDCNGATTGSIDLAPAGGTAPYSFNWSNGANTEDLSNLGAGTYSVTVTDANGCTATNTVVISEPDMLAVTIDATTNPSCNSGMDGMIMSTITGGTMPYTITWSDGVTGIEDRTGLAAGVYIINVTDACGATVSASTTLTEPSLLTATTVATDVDCFGANNGTVDVTVTGGTMPYTYNWGGGITSEDRTNLAPGTYTVIITDANGCSTTASAVVNGPASPISVSAVVTDVLCFGDATGAIDITVTGGTPPYSFMWSNGDNTEDLSNIPAGSYTGTVTDAAGCTFSATVTVAGPASALAASAVVTDVLCNGASTGMIDLTVTGGTAPYTYNWSNGAVTQDLMNVPAGSYTGTVTDANGCSISATIVITEPATGITVSNAVVTNVSCNGGTDGAVDITVTGGTPPYSYAWSNGAISQDLSNVPAGIYSGVITDANGCTFTASVTVGEPAALVASTTVTNVNCFGDATGTVDLTVTGGTAPYSYAWSNGANTEDLLNVVAGSYNVVITDANGCVVNASATITQNSAIATSIVQSNVNCFGGSDGSASLNVSGGTPPYTIAWNTGDNTQNINNLSAGTYSVVVTDANGCTANNSVIISEPTELIVTAVYDAGTSASSAVANVSGGTPPYSYQWNSVPAQFTQTAVSLPNGTYSVVVTDANGCSQVSSVVVDQSPISGVGIEEPALSEMISLYPNPTSDVVFVGYEFSSEQNLEINVVNGLGQVVMSTTEANALTGKVRLDVADLANGVYYVVISNGTDSDNRRLVIQK